The Nicotiana tomentosiformis chromosome 2, ASM39032v3, whole genome shotgun sequence genome includes the window TGATCCAAAGAGTATCTTTCTTACTATGTAATTCCCAATAGGTTTTAACTATAATTGCTTTGTTCCAGATCTTCACATTTGTAAGGTTAAGTCCTCCAGTTGACTTTGGCACACACATTCTACTACAGGAAATCATTGTTTTTCCAGTTATTTCATTTGCTCCTGACCAAATTTAACTTCTGCAGTAAGCTTCTATGGCCTTCATCACTTTGGCAAGTATTATGAACAACTGAGCCCAGTAAGATTGGACTCCAAATAGAACTGACTTAACCAACTTGACTCGACCAGCATATGACAACTTCTTTGCTACCCATGAAGCCACCCTTGCAGCGATCTTAGATATTAATGGTTGCCATTCTACCATCTTCAACTTCCTTGTAGCCAGTGGGATCCCTAAACACCTAAAAGGTAATTCCCCTTGCCCATATCCCAGCAGTTGCTAAATATCATATTTGAGAAGATCTGGTACTCCACCAAAATATATAGCACTCTTTGACATGTTAGCTTGTAAATCTGAAGCATCTGTGAAGTTACCAAACTTTCTGTGCAGTAGACCTACAGAAGTTAGATCTCCTTTGGCAAACATTAGTAGGTCATCTTCAAAACTCAAATGAGTTATGTTCAATTTTGAACACTTAGGATGATATTTGAATTGCTTCTCTTCTCTTCATTCACTAAGATTTCTACTTAAGTATTCCATAACTATGGCAAATAAGAAGGGTGACATTGGGTCCCCTTGCCTGATCCCTCTTGCAACATCAAATGGTTTGGTTGATTCTCCATTAATCACTATGGAGTAATTAACAGTTGACACACATTCCATCACCTATCTAACAAACTTTGGAGGAAAGTGTAGCTCTTCCAGCATCTGCTTCAGAAACCTCCAATCTACTGTATCATAGGCTTTTTGAATATCTACCTTGATCATGCATCTTGGTGAGATGTATTTCCTTATGTATGCCTTTACCAATTCATGTGCAAAGATCACATTGTCTGCAACTCTTCTCCTAGGAATGAATCCAGCTTGTGTTTCTGTGATGATGCTAGCAATAACCTTTTGTATTCTTCCTTCTAGGACTTTAGCAATGATTTTATAGAGGACAATACAACAAGAAATGGGCATATACTCTTTGATTGTAGCAGGATTAGATACTTTTGGAATCAAAGTTACTGTAGTACAATTGATGCTTCTAAACATAGTACTTGTCATAAAGAACTCTTTTATTGTTTCTATAACTTCATTCTTGATAATTGGCCATACTTTCTTATAGAATAGTGCATTGTATCCATCCACCCTTGGTGCTTTGTTATCTCCTATAGAGCATAATCCATTATATATTTCTTGTTCTGTTACTGTTTCACATAGCTGAAGTTGCTGATCATGTTTCAGTTTTTGCCTCTTCTCATGGTCTTCTTATTTACTGCTGCCACACTGGGAATTGCTGTGCCCATGAGTGACTTGTAGAACTAAGTAATCTCTTCCCTTATAGCTATTGGGTCAGTCATTTTCCTCCCATCTAGAGAATCAATCTCTGTGATTTGTTTCCTCTGTTTCCTATCTTTCATAATTGCTGAGAAGTAGCTAGTGTTAGAGTCTCCAAGTTTTATCCACATTGCACTCGCCATCTTTTGCATTATACTTTCTTCAATCAAGGACCACTTTTCAAGTTGGCATAATATATTCTTCTCTTCTTATGCAAGTGCATCTGTATAATGTGCACTTATCTTGGTCTGGACCTCTTTCAGGTCTTCCTTGGCTTGTTCAATCTTCATAGTAATACCCTTGAAGTCGGTTTCATTTAGGACCTGCAGTTTTCCTTGTAGGTCTTTCTGCTTCAACCAAATGTTTCTCATTGTATCTGCATGCAGGTTTTGTGTCCAGCAGTCCTCCACCATCTTGGGAAAGTTCTCATGTGTTGACCAAACATTGAAGAATTTGAATGGTGGCTTGATCTTTGGCTCCCTCAGGTTATTATTTATCATCATAGGACTATGATCTGATATGTGATGCAGTCTGTACTCAGTAGTGAGATGTCCAAACTGCATCATCCAATCTGCATTTCCCATTGCTCTATCAATTCTACTCCAAATTCCGTCTCCACCTTGCTGTTAATTTGTCCAGGTATAGTAATCTCCCTTCCATGGTAGCTCATTCAGCATCAGGTTTTGTACACATTCAGCAATGTCCTTTATCTCTATGCTAGTTACTGGAGTACCATATAGTCTATCTTGTGGGcacaataaggaattgaaatcACCCCAGATAATTCAGGGTTTAGATTCCTTCTGTGAGATTCCTGCAAGTTGTTGACATAGCTCCTTTCTCTTTTCTATTGTGTTATATCCATACACCACTGTCATGTCACAATCAATGGCTTGGTTCCTGCTAACCACATTATAGTGTAGTAATTGTGCTTCTTGTTGTATACTCTTGATATGATAAACTACACTATCCCAAAGTATCCAAACTCTTCCATTAACTGCACTTGCATAATTAGTTTCAAACTCCCATCCAGGAGCTATTTTCCTACTAATTTTGCATGCATTATGGTCTTTGACTCTTGTTTCCACTAATCCAACTAGCTTTACTTTATTCTCTTTATGGTATGTAGCAATTTCTTTTTGTTTATACCTTTTATTTAACCCCCTCACATTCCATGCTAGCTAAGACATTATTGATGGTATATGAATCCCCCTCCTAAATCAGAAGAGAGTAAGGTTGCCACCACAACATCATCTTGTTGCAATATTTCAAACTCATTTCTCACAAGTATAGCAACTTCAACTATTTGATTCATAGGTCTGCCATTTATTTCTTTAGTTGACTTTCCTTTCAATATCTGCTTCTCTTTGGCTTGAGGATCTATCTCttcatttgaaattgtttatgctGCTTGTCGTCTTTGTTTGGCCGCCCCTGCATAGCTAGTACCCTGTTGATCACGAGTAGAGGTAGCTGGCATACGAGTGTCTACCTTTGGCACCCAAGTTAGAACCAGTTTTTGAGGTCTCTTCTTCCTTTCTATTGGCCTAGTTTgttttatttcctttgtcttcaATTTATCCATTCTTTACTTATCACAGTTATGCCCTATCATTAAGCATTGTTCATAGTATTCGGGTTTCCATTCAAACATCACTCCCTACTGTAATGTTTTCCCTGAAGGATCCATCACTGTTATTTCAGATGGCAAGGCCTTGGTAACATTAACTTCAATGAGCATTCGAGCAAATGATATTCTAGTCTATTTTGCTGTACATTCATCCGCATATTTAGGAACACCAATGGCACTGGCTATCCTACTCAATGAATCCCTGCTCCAACAACTCATGGGCATATTTGGGAACTTAACCCATAAAGGCATTTCTGTGAGGAACTCTACATTGAAGTCAAAATCTGGAGTCCATTGCTTTAAAATTATAGGTCTTTTATAAATAGTATAAGGTCCTGCATACAATATTTCATTCATGTCTGCTATGCTTTgaaatttaacaatataatatcCCTCCTCATGATAATAGATTCCAGGTTCTGATACATTATTCCAGTTTTGTTGCACATATTTGCTCATGTAATTATACCCAGGTGTATCTCCCACTACATATACTATTAGTGTCGACTTCCATTTATCAATTTTCTTTTCTGTTTCTCCTTTGTCAAGCTTAATAATTACAGATCCCTCAACCAATTCCGAAGGAATGTAATCAATAGACATACCAT containing:
- the LOC138905219 gene encoding uncharacterized protein, coding for MKQQAPEPTWTELFNRNHAATNGMSIDYIPSELVEGSVIIKLDKGETEKKIDKWKSTLIVYVVGDTPGYNYMSKYVQQNWNNVSEPGIYYHEEGYYIVKFQSIADMNEILYAGPYTIYKRPIILKQWTPDFDFNVEFLTEMPLWVKFPNMPMSCWSRDSLSRIASAIGVPKYADECTAK